A region of Moorena sp. SIOASIH DNA encodes the following proteins:
- a CDS encoding DUF2281 domain-containing protein has translation MNTDLALWKVVINLPEYLNKKLLHYAEYLRQNYQNNTQSEQEKLENVHGYGSWAGQIIMSDNFDEPL, from the coding sequence ATGAATACTGATTTAGCCTTATGGAAAGTTGTCATTAATTTACCTGAATATCTCAATAAAAAACTATTGCATTATGCAGAATATTTACGACAAAACTATCAAAATAATACACAATCTGAACAGGAAAAACTAGAAAACGTTCACGGTTATGGTAGTTGGGCAGGTCAAATCATTATGTCAGATAATTTTGATGAACCATTATAA
- a CDS encoding AAA-like domain-containing protein has product MTKQPTIYQVGGSLPQDATTYALRKADTEIFQALMAGEFCYVLNSRQMGKSSLRVRTMKRLQEAGVACGCIDFTMIGKENIPVEMWYSSLIVMLVDELKLSDKFDEEAWFRETEHIAPLLGFGKFIESVLLEAIPESIVIFLDEIDSIIKVAFKDDFFAFIRSCYNKRAEHSAYNRLSFCLLGVATPADLIQDKQRTPFNIGRDIELTGFTFEEAKTPLLPGLVGKVDNPEQVLDEILTWTRGQPFLTQKLCKLMVDGSPLTPLNKGGTGVEGTSGGESNSALASPLLRGTGGGSIHSTPGLGTPLTPLNKGGTGVAQVARTQIIDNWVSQDKPEHLKTIRDRILRNEQRASRLLGLYQHVLDQGSLAADGSEEQTELRLSGLVVERNGYLTVNNRIYGSVFDRDWVKQELARLRPYSETFTAWVESGCQDEARLLRGVALENAQAWAKGKSLSDLDYQFLSAAQELDRQVLVEEKRILTEAKEKAKWIISIGGTVLGLSLIVAVVTGIKARDNFKQSQEAQTGTRLEQQGVSILRRLGGDNVYYGERELLYSAMETGQQLYNIVKDGRPLDNYPAISPLYALQQSLSKFKEKRRFRGHESLVSSVSFSPDGKMLATASFDQTVRLWDLQGNQLALLKGHESSVRSVSFSRDGKRLATGSDLTVILWDLEGNQLALLRGHPSSLLSVSFSPDGKRLAMALSDKTVRLWDLQGKQLALLRGHQKLVRSVSFSRDGKTLATASDDKTVRLWDLQGKQLALLRGHQKLVRSVSFSRDGKILATASDDKTVRLWDLQGKQLALLRGHQSSVSSVSFSRDGKMLASASFDKTVRLWDLQGKQLALLRGHQSEVRSVSFSRDGKTLATASDDKTVRLWDLQGKQLALFQGHKSSLSSVSFSPDGKMLASASSDKTVRLWDLQGNPLALLKGHQSEVNSVSFSPDGKMLASASSDKTVRLWDLQGNPLALLKGHQELVFSISFSPDGKMLATALSDNTVRLWDLEGNQLALLKGHLDWVESVRFSPDGQRLATASWDNTVRLWDLQGNQLALLKGHLDWVESVRFSPDGQRLATASRDKTVRLWDLEGNQLALLKGHLESVNSVSFSTDGKMLASASSDKTVRLWDLQGNPLALLKGHLDSVNSVSFSRDGKTLATASRDKTVRLWAVEDLGEMLARGCKLLEEYFVDHPESLDSLKKCQD; this is encoded by the coding sequence ATGACCAAGCAACCAACAATCTACCAAGTTGGGGGAAGTTTACCTCAAGATGCCACGACTTATGCCCTGCGAAAAGCCGATACCGAAATTTTTCAGGCTTTGATGGCTGGGGAATTTTGTTATGTGCTCAACTCGCGACAGATGGGTAAATCCAGTTTGCGGGTACGAACTATGAAGCGCCTCCAAGAAGCAGGAGTAGCCTGTGGTTGTATCGATTTTACCATGATTGGGAAAGAGAATATACCGGTAGAGATGTGGTATTCAAGCTTGATAGTGATGCTGGTGGATGAGTTGAAGCTATCAGATAAATTTGATGAAGAGGCTTGGTTTAGAGAAACAGAGCACATCGCTCCCTTGTTAGGATTTGGCAAGTTTATTGAATCGGTATTGTTAGAAGCTATTCCGGAAAGTATTGTTATATTTCTAGATGAAATAGACAGTATTATTAAAGTAGCGTTTAAAGATGATTTTTTTGCATTTATTCGCAGTTGTTATAACAAACGAGCCGAACATTCTGCCTACAATCGGCTGAGTTTTTGTTTGCTGGGAGTAGCAACTCCAGCGGATTTGATTCAGGATAAACAGCGCACTCCGTTTAATATTGGTCGGGATATTGAACTGACTGGCTTTACCTTTGAAGAGGCGAAAACACCACTGCTCCCTGGTTTGGTAGGGAAAGTGGATAATCCTGAACAGGTGTTAGATGAGATATTGACCTGGACAAGGGGACAACCGTTTCTGACCCAGAAGTTGTGTAAGTTAATGGTGGATGGATCCCCCCTAACCCCCCTTAACAAGGGGGGAACTGGAGTTGAGGGAACTTCTGGAGGCGAATCTAACTCTGCTCTGGCTTCCCCCTTATTAAGGGGGACGGGAGGGGGATCCATCCACAGCACTCCGGGATTGGGTACCCCCCTAACCCCCCTTAACAAGGGGGGAACTGGAGTTGCACAGGTCGCCCGTACCCAGATTATTGACAATTGGGTATCTCAGGATAAGCCAGAGCACTTGAAGACCATACGCGATCGCATTCTCAGAAATGAGCAACGGGCGAGTAGGCTGTTGGGATTGTATCAGCACGTATTAGATCAGGGTAGTCTTGCCGCTGATGGCAGTGAAGAACAGACGGAATTAAGGCTATCGGGGTTGGTAGTGGAGCGAAATGGCTATTTGACGGTTAATAACCGGATTTATGGGAGTGTTTTTGATCGCGATTGGGTTAAGCAAGAATTAGCGAGACTCCGTCCCTATTCTGAAACGTTTACTGCTTGGGTTGAGTCTGGGTGTCAGGATGAAGCTCGTTTGTTGCGGGGGGTAGCGTTAGAGAATGCTCAAGCTTGGGCTAAGGGTAAAAGTTTGAGCGATTTGGATTATCAGTTTTTGTCAGCTGCTCAGGAATTAGACCGACAGGTATTAGTAGAAGAAAAGCGGATCTTAACTGAAGCAAAAGAAAAAGCGAAGTGGATCATAAGTATAGGTGGTACTGTACTGGGTTTGTCCTTAATTGTGGCTGTAGTGACTGGGATCAAAGCTAGAGATAATTTTAAACAATCACAGGAAGCTCAAACAGGTACCCGACTAGAACAACAAGGGGTTAGTATTTTACGACGCTTAGGAGGGGATAATGTTTACTATGGCGAGCGAGAGCTTTTATACTCAGCCATGGAGACTGGGCAACAACTATATAATATCGTGAAAGATGGTCGCCCCCTGGATAACTATCCTGCTATTAGTCCTCTGTATGCTCTACAGCAGAGTCTTAGTAAATTCAAAGAAAAGAGAAGATTTCGAGGACATGAATCCTTGGTATCAAGTGTAAGTTTTAGCCCCGATGGTAAGATGCTTGCTACTGCATCATTTGACCAAACTGTCAGACTCTGGGATTTACAGGGAAATCAATTAGCTCTGTTGAAAGGACATGAATCCTCGGTAAGAAGTGTAAGTTTTAGCCGAGATGGTAAGAGGCTTGCTACTGGATCCGACCTTACTGTGATACTTTGGGATTTAGAAGGAAATCAATTAGCTCTGTTGAGAGGACATCCATCCTCGCTATTAAGTGTAAGTTTTAGCCCCGATGGTAAAAGGCTGGCTATGGCATTATCGGACAAAACTGTCAGACTCTGGGATTTACAGGGAAAGCAATTAGCTCTGTTGAGAGGACATCAAAAGTTGGTAAGAAGTGTAAGTTTTAGCCGAGATGGTAAAACCCTGGCTACGGCATCAGACGACAAAACGGTCAGACTCTGGGATTTACAGGGAAAGCAATTAGCTCTGTTGAGAGGACATCAAAAGTTGGTAAGAAGTGTAAGTTTTAGCCGAGATGGTAAGATACTGGCTACCGCATCAGACGACAAAACGGTCAGACTCTGGGATTTACAGGGAAAGCAATTAGCTCTGTTGAGAGGACATCAATCCTCTGTATCAAGTGTAAGTTTTAGCCGAGATGGTAAGATGCTCGCTTCTGCATCATTTGACAAAACTGTTAGACTCTGGGATTTACAGGGAAAGCAATTAGCTCTTTTGAGAGGACATCAATCCGAGGTAAGAAGTGTAAGTTTTAGCCGAGATGGTAAAACCCTGGCTACGGCATCAGACGACAAAACTGTCAGACTCTGGGATTTACAGGGAAAGCAATTAGCTCTATTTCAAGGACATAAATCCTCGCTATCAAGTGTAAGCTTTAGCCCCGATGGTAAGATGCTTGCTAGTGCATCATCGGACAAAACGGTCAGACTCTGGGATTTACAGGGCAATCCATTAGCTCTGTTGAAAGGACATCAATCCGAGGTAAATAGTGTAAGCTTTAGCCCCGATGGTAAGATGCTTGCTAGTGCATCATCGGACAAAACGGTCAGACTCTGGGATTTACAGGGCAATCCATTAGCTCTGTTGAAAGGACATCAAGAGTTGGTATTTAGTATAAGTTTTAGCCCCGATGGTAAGATGCTTGCTACTGCATTATCCGACAATACGGTCAGACTCTGGGATTTAGAAGGAAATCAATTAGCACTGTTGAAAGGACATCTTGACTGGGTAGAAAGTGTAAGGTTTAGCCCCGATGGTCAGAGGCTGGCTACGGCATCATGGGACAATACGGTCAGACTTTGGGATTTACAAGGAAATCAATTAGCACTGTTGAAAGGACATCTTGACTGGGTAGAAAGTGTAAGGTTTAGCCCCGATGGTCAGAGGCTGGCTACGGCATCAAGGGACAAAACTGTCAGACTCTGGGATTTAGAAGGAAATCAATTAGCACTGTTGAAAGGACATCTTGAGTCGGTAAATAGTGTAAGTTTTAGTACCGATGGTAAGATGCTTGCTAGTGCATCATCGGACAAAACGGTCAGACTCTGGGATTTACAGGGCAATCCATTAGCTCTGTTGAAAGGACATCTTGACTCGGTAAATAGTGTAAGCTTTAGCCGAGATGGTAAAACCCTGGCTACGGCATCAAGGGACAAAACTGTCAGACTCTGGGCGGTTGAAGATTTAGGTGAGATGCTAGCTAGGGGATGTAAGTTGCTTGAAGAGTACTTTGTGGATCATCCTGAATCCTTAGATAGCTTAAAGAAATGCCAAGATTAA
- a CDS encoding alpha-mannosidase translates to MKTAVNEMDQIRIIDGINHAIAKLRALTQTNVQQGWRYCNEDIPYPVATQPECWEKWSIAQPNDKDYITWSAGRQVMWLSQRFVVPQDLQRYPLSGLGLRLVLTWWAESAEIFVNGQLVQEGDLFDSSTRMLLNSTVVPGEEFAVALRLVSPGHDIGGLMRSQILYEATNDIDPGFVADELTVLQKYSANFEPEQLATLAKAVAEINWDMVSQRTEFMRSLTRLRQQLSTIENSNLRIQNTQNSIQMLGHAHLDLAWLWPVSETWDVAVRTFESVLKLQQEFPDFTFCHTTPALYAWIEQHRPDLFKAIKQQVAAGRWEIVGGMWVEPELNLIDGESIVRQILYAQRYVQKTFGQLSTVAWVTDSFGFCWQLPQLLKQGGIDYFVTQKLHWNDTTKFPYGAFWWQSPDGSQIFSLMSPPNVAGVMDTNPITMASYAIDWEIQTSLKEAFWLPGVGDHGGGPTRDMLQVARRWQQSPFFPKLEFTTASEYLLKVSRLKSQSTKEIPVWNDELYLEFHRGCYTTHADQKRYLRRCEGLLYQAELFAALKTIATGQAYPKTELEEAWKKVLFNQFHDILPGTSIPEVFVDANQAWQEVEEVTGEILEESLNAIASKITLPPPPKPNAQAIIVFNPLNWQRSEVIAISLAVTLPVSLPVGSVEWEVYDCFGEKIISQVRHDQAQHIQNHENTVVCNSVRYKFLGFREQGAGSREQGTGNREQGTGKKSSVPDSYEKRCNNDNLSYSQIELLFLASNIPSVGYRVFWLCSNTEHLKLELPPNSRFPIPDSRFPIPDSRFPIPDSRFPIPDSRFPIEDLVLENQYLRVVVDRETGELSSVFDQVNQREVLSGPGNQLQAFEDSGQYWDAWNIDPNYADHPLPATELIGIEWIETGVLRKRLRVVRRLMRSQFCQDYILCAQSPVLKIATTVDWQERHVLVKAAFPLAIDADYVSYEMPCGVIQRSTRPQTPAEQAKWEVPALRWADLSDQTYGVSLLNDCKYGYDAQASQLRLTLLRSPTWPDPEADQGIHQFTYALYPHQGNWRSADTIHLAYQLNIPFLGLLWSPANSSIFSNNVSNNSRPSLPSTGQLLNLSAKTLILMALKQSEDIPDQWIIRCYESHGESANLSLVSDLGLKVVHPVDLLERPVSLSEPSSDEKVVKIDPWKITSLAVKSII, encoded by the coding sequence TTGAAAACCGCTGTAAATGAAATGGATCAGATTAGGATTATTGATGGGATTAATCATGCGATCGCAAAACTCCGTGCTTTAACTCAAACCAATGTTCAGCAGGGTTGGCGATACTGTAACGAAGATATTCCTTACCCTGTGGCAACTCAACCAGAGTGCTGGGAGAAGTGGTCAATAGCCCAACCCAATGACAAGGATTACATTACTTGGTCTGCTGGAAGACAAGTGATGTGGTTGAGTCAACGATTCGTAGTGCCCCAGGATTTGCAGCGCTATCCTTTATCGGGCTTAGGATTACGTTTGGTATTGACTTGGTGGGCAGAATCGGCAGAGATTTTCGTCAACGGTCAGCTGGTACAAGAAGGGGATTTGTTTGATTCCTCCACAAGGATGCTGCTCAATTCAACAGTAGTGCCAGGGGAAGAGTTTGCGGTAGCCCTAAGGTTGGTTAGTCCTGGTCATGATATCGGTGGATTAATGCGATCGCAAATCCTCTACGAAGCCACCAATGATATCGATCCAGGCTTTGTAGCTGATGAATTGACTGTCTTACAAAAGTATAGCGCTAACTTTGAACCAGAACAATTAGCGACTCTGGCGAAGGCTGTGGCTGAGATTAATTGGGATATGGTGTCACAGCGGACAGAATTTATGCGATCGCTTACCCGATTGCGCCAACAACTCAGTACAATTGAGAATTCAAACCTCAGAATTCAAAATACTCAAAACTCTATCCAAATGCTAGGTCATGCTCACCTTGATCTGGCTTGGCTATGGCCAGTCAGCGAGACCTGGGACGTAGCTGTGCGTACCTTTGAATCAGTATTAAAGCTACAGCAAGAATTTCCAGATTTCACCTTTTGCCATACCACCCCTGCCCTTTATGCTTGGATAGAACAGCATCGGCCTGATTTATTTAAAGCAATTAAACAACAAGTGGCTGCTGGTCGTTGGGAAATTGTGGGAGGGATGTGGGTAGAACCGGAATTAAATTTAATTGATGGTGAATCAATTGTCCGACAAATCCTCTATGCTCAACGTTACGTCCAGAAAACCTTCGGTCAGTTAAGCACAGTGGCATGGGTAACGGATAGCTTTGGCTTCTGTTGGCAACTACCGCAATTGCTCAAACAGGGTGGAATTGACTACTTCGTTACCCAGAAGCTGCACTGGAACGATACCACCAAATTTCCCTATGGTGCTTTCTGGTGGCAGTCTCCCGATGGCAGCCAAATCTTCAGCTTGATGTCTCCCCCTAACGTTGCTGGTGTTATGGATACAAATCCCATTACTATGGCAAGCTACGCCATTGATTGGGAAATTCAAACCTCACTCAAGGAGGCATTTTGGTTACCTGGTGTGGGAGATCATGGCGGTGGTCCCACCAGGGATATGTTACAAGTAGCAAGACGTTGGCAACAATCCCCATTCTTCCCAAAGCTGGAATTTACCACCGCCAGTGAGTATTTGTTAAAGGTTAGTAGGTTGAAAAGCCAAAGCACTAAAGAGATTCCGGTCTGGAATGATGAACTCTATCTAGAATTCCATCGAGGTTGCTATACCACTCACGCTGACCAAAAGCGCTATCTACGTCGTTGTGAGGGTTTATTGTACCAAGCAGAACTGTTTGCAGCCCTGAAAACCATTGCGACAGGACAAGCCTATCCTAAGACTGAACTGGAGGAAGCTTGGAAAAAGGTGTTATTTAATCAGTTTCACGACATCTTACCAGGAACATCGATTCCGGAAGTCTTTGTAGACGCTAATCAGGCTTGGCAGGAAGTAGAGGAGGTGACGGGGGAGATATTGGAGGAATCCTTAAATGCGATCGCATCCAAGATCACCCTGCCACCACCACCAAAACCCAATGCTCAAGCCATTATTGTCTTTAATCCTCTCAATTGGCAGCGTTCAGAAGTAATTGCTATTTCTTTAGCTGTTACTTTACCTGTTTCTTTACCGGTCGGGTCAGTGGAATGGGAAGTGTATGACTGTTTTGGGGAAAAGATAATCTCTCAAGTTAGGCACGATCAAGCCCAGCACATCCAAAACCATGAAAATACAGTAGTTTGCAATTCGGTCAGGTATAAATTCTTGGGTTTTAGGGAGCAGGGAGCAGGGAGCAGGGAGCAGGGAACAGGGAACAGGGAACAGGGAACAGGGAAAAAATCCTCTGTACCTGATAGTTATGAAAAACGCTGTAACAATGACAATCTCTCCTATAGTCAGATAGAATTGCTGTTTCTAGCCAGTAATATTCCTTCGGTAGGATATCGTGTTTTTTGGTTGTGCAGCAATACTGAGCACTTGAAGTTAGAGCTACCTCCCAATTCCCGATTCCCGATTCCCGATTCCCGATTCCCGATTCCCGATTCCCGATTCCCGATTCCCGATTCCCGATTCCCGATTCCCGATTCCCGATTCCCGATTGAAGATTTGGTCTTAGAGAATCAATACCTACGAGTAGTGGTAGACCGAGAAACTGGAGAGTTGAGTAGTGTCTTCGATCAGGTTAATCAGCGGGAAGTGCTTAGTGGTCCTGGAAATCAGCTACAAGCTTTTGAGGATAGTGGTCAATATTGGGATGCATGGAATATAGACCCAAATTATGCTGACCATCCTTTGCCTGCAACTGAGCTGATCGGGATCGAGTGGATTGAAACCGGGGTATTGCGTAAGCGTTTGCGAGTGGTGCGTCGGCTAATGCGATCGCAATTTTGTCAGGACTATATCCTATGTGCTCAATCTCCAGTACTCAAAATTGCCACTACTGTAGACTGGCAGGAACGCCATGTATTAGTCAAAGCTGCGTTTCCATTAGCCATTGATGCTGATTATGTATCCTATGAAATGCCCTGTGGGGTAATTCAACGTTCTACTCGACCCCAAACCCCTGCTGAGCAAGCTAAATGGGAAGTACCTGCTCTGCGTTGGGCAGACTTGAGTGATCAAACCTATGGTGTCAGTTTGCTTAATGATTGCAAATACGGTTATGATGCCCAGGCGTCCCAATTACGTCTAACATTGCTTCGCTCTCCCACTTGGCCCGATCCTGAAGCTGATCAAGGCATCCACCAATTCACCTATGCTCTGTATCCTCATCAAGGCAATTGGCGTTCTGCAGATACAATTCACCTAGCATACCAGCTTAATATACCATTTCTAGGGTTACTTTGGTCTCCCGCCAATAGTTCTATTTTCAGTAATAATGTCAGTAATAATAGTAGACCTTCTTTACCATCAACCGGACAACTATTAAATTTGTCAGCCAAGACTCTAATATTGATGGCACTTAAACAATCCGAAGATATCCCAGATCAATGGATTATCAGGTGTTATGAATCTCATGGGGAGTCAGCAAATTTATCCTTAGTGAGTGATTTGGGATTAAAAGTAGTTCACCCAGTTGATTTATTGGAAAGACCTGTGAGTTTATCAGAACCATCATCTGATGAGAAAGTAGTTAAGATAGACCCTTGGAAAATAACTAGTTTGGCAGTTAAATCCATAATTTAG
- a CDS encoding isoprenylcysteine carboxylmethyltransferase family protein: protein MLVLKSCALILFTACLISFSWAGLALFTRPNGMPNAVRILVVFWIPLIVLQVSMIVLTEEINLIIGLMGLTIYSISLVLFWWAVKTTKDKPLSVCYSDDLPNHIITTGPYKFIRNPFYTSYLLCVLAAVFVTNQLWLLITVVVIFVPYYQVARQEEAKFLASSFAADYKVYKENTGMFLPKLLRFSRPISASNVEN from the coding sequence ATGCTAGTATTAAAATCTTGCGCCTTAATCTTATTTACAGCGTGTTTGATCAGTTTTTCTTGGGCAGGCTTGGCTTTATTTACTCGCCCTAACGGCATGCCAAATGCTGTACGGATCCTGGTTGTATTCTGGATACCATTAATAGTTCTACAGGTCAGTATGATTGTTCTTACTGAAGAAATTAATTTAATCATAGGATTAATGGGACTGACCATCTATAGCATCTCATTAGTTTTGTTTTGGTGGGCAGTTAAAACAACTAAGGATAAGCCTTTGTCTGTTTGCTATTCCGATGATTTACCAAACCACATAATTACAACTGGCCCCTATAAATTTATTCGTAATCCCTTTTACACATCCTACCTACTCTGTGTGCTAGCTGCTGTTTTTGTTACTAATCAACTCTGGCTACTAATCACAGTAGTAGTAATATTTGTACCCTACTATCAAGTTGCTCGCCAAGAAGAAGCTAAATTTTTAGCTAGTAGTTTTGCGGCTGACTATAAAGTGTATAAAGAAAACACAGGAATGTTTTTGCCTAAGTTATTGCGGTTTAGTAGACCCATATCAGCGTCAAATGTCGAAAACTGA
- the dnaN gene encoding DNA polymerase III subunit beta — translation MKLVCSQSDLNTNLSLVSRVVPSRPTHPVLGNVLLEADQKNQRVLLTAFDLSVGIQTSFNADVETGGEITLPAKLLNDIVSRLPSGEITLEDDGKDTDSDSLIVTLTSATGRYQVRGMSSEEFPELPEVNTSVAVHIPVEVLKAGLQGSLFATSSDETKQVLTGVHLTVQSDKLEFAATDGHRLAVVETNRRIEESATTEATQELDDHDLPVEFTLPARALRELERIVSKAEAQDIIAIQFEPGQIVCQGGEQRLTSRTLEGQYPSYHQLLPKHFQRQIILDRRQLLSAVERIGVLADQKNNIVKFNIDSVNQRLNLSVEAKDLGSGRESMEVEISGDSLEIAFNVKYLIDGLKALSTSEIKMQMNEANSPVIFMPLGGLNMTYLIMPVQIRK, via the coding sequence ATGAAACTGGTTTGCAGTCAAAGTGACCTCAATACAAACCTTTCACTTGTGAGTCGGGTAGTGCCTTCTCGCCCTACTCATCCTGTGCTGGGAAATGTTTTGTTAGAAGCAGACCAAAAAAATCAGCGGGTGCTACTAACTGCTTTCGACCTTAGCGTGGGTATCCAGACTAGCTTTAATGCTGACGTTGAGACAGGAGGGGAAATTACCCTGCCAGCCAAACTGCTCAATGATATTGTCTCCCGTCTACCTTCAGGGGAAATTACTCTAGAGGATGATGGGAAAGACACAGACAGTGATAGCCTGATTGTCACCTTAACCTCGGCTACCGGACGTTATCAGGTTCGAGGTATGAGTTCTGAGGAATTCCCCGAACTGCCGGAAGTTAACACATCCGTTGCGGTTCATATTCCTGTAGAAGTCTTAAAGGCTGGATTGCAGGGTTCTTTATTTGCCACTAGTTCTGATGAAACTAAGCAAGTGCTGACGGGGGTTCACCTTACTGTACAGTCGGACAAATTGGAATTTGCTGCTACCGATGGTCACCGACTAGCAGTTGTGGAAACTAATCGGAGAATAGAGGAAAGTGCAACGACTGAAGCTACCCAAGAATTGGATGATCATGATTTACCCGTAGAATTTACGTTACCAGCTAGAGCGTTACGGGAGTTGGAGCGGATAGTATCTAAGGCTGAAGCTCAGGATATTATTGCGATTCAGTTTGAACCTGGTCAGATTGTTTGTCAAGGGGGAGAACAGCGTTTAACAAGCCGAACTCTGGAAGGACAGTACCCTTCCTATCATCAGCTGCTTCCCAAACACTTTCAGCGTCAGATCATTCTCGATCGCCGTCAATTACTGAGTGCAGTAGAACGGATTGGAGTGTTGGCTGATCAGAAAAATAATATTGTCAAGTTTAATATTGATAGTGTTAACCAGCGGCTTAATCTATCGGTAGAGGCAAAAGATTTGGGTAGTGGTCGGGAGTCAATGGAAGTAGAAATATCGGGTGATAGTTTGGAAATTGCTTTTAATGTTAAGTACTTAATTGATGGCTTAAAGGCGCTTTCTACCTCTGAGATTAAAATGCAGATGAATGAAGCTAATAGTCCTGTGATTTTTATGCCTCTAGGGGGATTGAATATGACTTATTTGATTATGCCAGTTCAGATTAGGAAATAG
- the dnaA gene encoding chromosomal replication initiator protein DnaA produces the protein MKISPEQLWIQVLERLKLQLSQPTFETWLKTTSAQQLDNNCLLIRTANPFSRNWLQKYYVKTIADVVEDILGQRVEIHFTTATGDNNSMTGDADFSWSFPVATNHSENTFKNQPRRAKLNPKHVFSRFVVGPNNRMAHAASLAVGEYPGREFNPLFLCGGVGLGKTHLMQAIGHYRLDNNPESKIFYVSTEQFTNDLISAIREDSIQSFREHYRTAEVLLVDDIQFIEGKEYTQEEFFHTFNTLHEAGKQIVLASDRPPNQINSLQERLCSRFSMGLIADIQPPDLETRMAILQKKAEDENIRLPHDVVEYIAASYTSNIRELEGALTRAVTYVSISGLAMNVENIAPILNPPTKKIQASPEVILSTISNTFNLSVEDLKSSSRRREISWARQIGMYLMRQHTELSLPRIGEEFGGKDHTTVMYSCDKITQLREKDDELAQKLSQLSDRINLTARSQNQK, from the coding sequence GTGAAAATTTCCCCAGAACAACTATGGATTCAGGTATTAGAACGTCTCAAACTACAACTGAGTCAGCCCACCTTTGAAACTTGGCTCAAGACAACTAGTGCTCAACAGCTTGACAATAACTGTTTGCTGATTCGGACTGCCAATCCCTTTTCCAGAAATTGGTTGCAGAAGTATTACGTTAAAACAATTGCTGATGTCGTGGAAGATATTTTAGGTCAACGAGTGGAAATTCACTTCACAACGGCTACAGGAGACAATAACTCAATGACTGGTGATGCTGACTTTTCTTGGTCATTTCCGGTAGCCACTAATCATTCCGAAAATACCTTTAAAAACCAGCCAAGACGCGCTAAGTTAAATCCTAAGCATGTTTTCTCTCGCTTTGTGGTTGGTCCTAATAATCGCATGGCTCATGCTGCATCTCTGGCGGTAGGGGAGTATCCAGGACGAGAGTTTAACCCTCTGTTTCTTTGTGGTGGTGTTGGTTTAGGCAAAACTCATTTGATGCAGGCAATTGGTCATTACCGCTTGGATAATAACCCTGAGTCTAAAATTTTTTATGTTTCTACTGAGCAGTTCACTAATGATTTAATTTCTGCTATTCGCGAGGATAGTATCCAAAGTTTCCGGGAACATTATCGGACAGCGGAGGTACTTTTGGTAGACGATATTCAGTTTATTGAAGGTAAGGAATATACTCAGGAAGAGTTTTTCCACACCTTCAATACTTTGCACGAAGCTGGTAAACAAATTGTCTTGGCATCAGACCGTCCTCCTAATCAGATTAATAGCTTGCAAGAACGCCTTTGTTCCCGCTTTTCTATGGGGTTAATCGCTGATATTCAGCCACCAGATTTGGAAACCAGGATGGCTATCTTGCAAAAAAAGGCAGAGGACGAAAATATACGTCTACCCCATGACGTGGTTGAGTACATTGCTGCTAGCTACACCTCTAACATTAGAGAACTAGAGGGAGCTTTGACTAGGGCTGTGACTTATGTATCGATTTCGGGGTTAGCGATGAATGTGGAAAATATTGCACCGATTTTGAACCCACCAACCAAGAAGATTCAGGCTTCTCCTGAGGTGATTTTAAGTACTATATCTAATACGTTTAATCTTTCAGTGGAAGACTTAAAAAGTAGCTCTCGGAGGCGAGAAATTAGTTGGGCTAGGCAAATTGGGATGTATCTGATGAGGCAGCATACAGAATTGAGCCTACCCCGCATTGGGGAAGAATTTGGGGGCAAAGACCACACGACAGTCATGTACAGCTGCGATAAAATTACTCAGCTGCGGGAAAAAGATGATGAGTTAGCTCAGAAACTTTCTCAGTTAAGCGATCGCATAAATCTGACAGCTAGGAGTCAAAACCAAAAATAA